From a single Labrenzia sp. PHM005 genomic region:
- a CDS encoding M20 aminoacylase family protein has product MTKQTTNFDPDLVATRHHLHKIPEIGLSEYKTSDYVAGELAAMGFEVTRGLAKTGIVATLRNGTSNRSIGIRADFDALPIQEETGAAYASTHPGMMHACGHDGHTAMLLGAAKRLADRKQFNGTVHLLFQPAEENFGGAKLMIEDGLFERFPCDAVFGLHNDPTIPFGEFAFIDGPMMAAADECTITVIGKGGHGAQPQAASDPIVCGASIIMALQTILSRNVHPMDQAVITVGAFNGGIASNVIPASTEMKLTIRAFDNNLRDELERRVRLIAEGQAASYGMQVDVDYERGYPPMYNPKRETDYMRSVARRFAGEDKVKTLPSPEMGSEDFAYFLEEKPGCFFLLGTAKTDDDPPLHHPEYDFNDDALPIGAAFWVELAEDFLSEAEK; this is encoded by the coding sequence ATGACCAAACAGACCACCAATTTCGATCCAGATCTCGTTGCCACACGGCACCATCTGCACAAGATCCCGGAGATTGGCTTATCCGAATATAAAACGTCGGATTATGTCGCAGGTGAGCTAGCGGCCATGGGTTTTGAGGTGACCAGAGGCCTCGCCAAGACCGGAATTGTCGCCACCTTGCGCAATGGCACGTCCAATCGCAGCATCGGCATCCGGGCCGATTTTGACGCATTGCCGATCCAGGAAGAAACGGGCGCGGCCTATGCCAGCACGCACCCAGGCATGATGCATGCCTGCGGCCACGATGGGCACACGGCCATGTTGCTTGGCGCGGCCAAACGTCTGGCAGACCGGAAACAATTTAACGGCACGGTTCATCTCCTGTTCCAGCCTGCTGAAGAGAACTTCGGCGGTGCCAAACTGATGATCGAAGATGGCCTGTTCGAACGGTTTCCGTGCGACGCTGTTTTTGGCCTGCACAATGATCCGACCATTCCCTTCGGCGAATTCGCCTTTATCGACGGTCCGATGATGGCAGCCGCCGATGAATGCACCATCACGGTGATCGGCAAAGGCGGGCATGGAGCACAACCCCAAGCAGCGTCCGACCCGATCGTTTGTGGTGCATCCATCATCATGGCGCTGCAGACGATCCTCTCCCGAAATGTACATCCGATGGATCAGGCCGTGATCACGGTCGGCGCCTTTAATGGCGGCATCGCCAGCAATGTGATCCCTGCGAGCACCGAGATGAAACTCACGATCCGTGCGTTTGATAACAATCTGCGGGATGAGTTGGAGCGCCGTGTCCGCCTGATAGCCGAAGGCCAGGCTGCAAGTTATGGCATGCAGGTCGATGTGGACTATGAGCGCGGGTATCCGCCAATGTACAATCCTAAGCGCGAAACAGATTATATGAGATCTGTCGCGCGTCGCTTTGCAGGTGAAGACAAGGTCAAAACCTTACCCAGCCCGGAGATGGGCAGCGAAGATTTTGCTTACTTCCTTGAAGAAAAACCCGGCTGCTTCTTCCTCCTCGGCACAGCCAAAACGGATGATGACCCGCCGCTGCACCACCCGGAATACGATTTTAACGACGATGCCCTGCCCATTGGTGCGGCGTTCTGGGTTGAGCTTGCTGAAGATTTTTTGTCCGAAGCCGAAAAATAA
- a CDS encoding MFS transporter — MNTERRWTLAVLTAVFAVNNLDRHVLSIVLDPIGQEFALSDTQLGLLSGLMFALVYVLFGFPIAKLSAKGNRCNIISTCVALWSSLTIAMAGAQNFVQLAVARLGVGIGEAGAVTPAHSMISDLYPKHKRTSAMATFVTGANIGILLAFLIGGIAGQLLGWRWAFVIAGLPGLVLAVLLKFTVTEPVREKTAVSSEESRSLFISSLKTIYGHRGLLHAMLGVSIVGIVTFGALAWNPTLIIRNHGLTQAQTGIFLALVIGIGGGFGTWFSGKLADWLGEKNAKWRVGIVVAAILISKPFVFVFLLADNTATALAAFAVAAFMGGVFWAPTFAYLHSNLSSEMRPMGTAIYLFCFNLIGVGLGPTIIGLLSDTVFSEAGNRSIAYGLLTLQIAGIWAAWHYWQVVREIPQDAETEEKRSLLSSAGC; from the coding sequence AATCGGACAGGAATTTGCTCTGTCCGACACACAGCTCGGGCTGTTGTCCGGCCTCATGTTTGCCCTTGTCTATGTGCTCTTCGGATTTCCGATTGCAAAACTCTCGGCCAAAGGGAACCGGTGCAACATCATTTCCACGTGTGTCGCCCTTTGGAGCTCTTTGACCATAGCCATGGCCGGGGCGCAGAACTTCGTCCAACTCGCTGTTGCCCGTCTCGGTGTTGGAATTGGTGAAGCTGGCGCCGTCACCCCGGCTCATTCCATGATTTCGGATCTCTATCCAAAACACAAACGAACCTCGGCGATGGCGACGTTTGTGACCGGAGCAAATATCGGGATTTTGCTGGCATTCCTAATAGGCGGCATTGCCGGTCAGCTTTTGGGATGGCGGTGGGCCTTTGTCATTGCAGGTCTTCCCGGGCTTGTTCTCGCCGTTCTGTTGAAGTTTACGGTTACAGAACCAGTTCGCGAAAAAACCGCTGTTTCCAGCGAAGAAAGCCGGTCGCTTTTTATCTCGTCCCTAAAAACCATTTATGGGCATCGCGGACTGCTGCATGCGATGCTTGGCGTATCCATTGTCGGTATCGTCACATTTGGGGCGCTGGCCTGGAACCCGACCCTGATCATCCGGAACCATGGCCTGACACAAGCTCAAACGGGAATTTTCCTGGCGCTGGTAATTGGCATTGGCGGCGGGTTTGGCACCTGGTTTTCCGGTAAACTTGCAGATTGGCTGGGTGAAAAAAATGCGAAGTGGCGCGTCGGCATAGTCGTTGCGGCAATTCTGATTTCAAAGCCGTTTGTTTTTGTATTTCTGTTGGCGGACAACACGGCTACTGCGCTTGCTGCGTTTGCTGTTGCAGCCTTCATGGGCGGTGTCTTCTGGGCTCCGACCTTTGCCTATCTGCATTCAAACCTGTCGTCTGAAATGCGGCCGATGGGGACGGCAATTTACCTGTTCTGTTTCAATCTTATTGGCGTTGGCCTTGGTCCGACAATCATCGGACTATTAAGCGATACCGTGTTTTCGGAAGCAGGTAACCGCTCTATCGCCTATGGGCTCTTGACCCTTCAGATCGCGGGCATCTGGGCTGCTTGGCACTATTGGCAGGTCGTGCGGGAAATCCCGCAAGATGCTGAAACAGAAGAAAAGCGCTCGCTCTTGTCGTCTGCAGGCTGTTGA
- a CDS encoding BTAD domain-containing putative transcriptional regulator: MDRNLYVRVIGPPAFELDGQAFSTSSRKGDALLAYLAVSERSTISRQSAAGLLWSESSEDKARMSLRQVIRSIRVACKSVGYDDFYADPQSIELRGSGFRIDVQDLLTSIEHSEVPKRGVLHELRYSHKIFAGCDEFDPNFTNWLRVQRQIWSDRVMEALLQKFNETKELPAIGGKWAQALFVFDPSNEPAARYLMIEKASEGDYAGAIAIYDTLWQTLSEDFDTEPDFETQDVIADIKLGKVDQSRQHPVPRNVSVSQDLSEHPIIIVAPVDQSTQGEVANSYLQGMRSELISRLVKFREWSVVDWGADQKESKRPTYSIPLSAWREGGEIAYSLNLRDEHSGTFVWGQTIRCAEGQSPLQRHNFLQEIAYAVRVQVSADRLQMASSGDALMPGLYDAWIHAQQRLQKWRDAEDNKALELLRFIVEKAPNFGPAHSAMAQFANGRHIVRPGLFRRTANAEFAYSHAKKALELDPLDARAHLSVGWTQALLQNFDEAESSFTSAIQLNPNDPWALISGTHGLAFCRSTDEQGVDTGMILDLDVDLAPEHWSYLAGIRFLARDFDGCLAASARAGQGYYGMKTWTISALSELGRFDEAKTEAEELYKLLKQDWYGQVAPSPENAGDWLAQMFPIRSSSLRQRIRKWLSEAGL, translated from the coding sequence TTGGATAGAAATTTGTACGTCCGCGTTATCGGTCCGCCAGCATTTGAGCTGGATGGTCAAGCATTTAGCACTTCGTCTCGGAAGGGCGATGCCTTGCTTGCGTATCTGGCGGTAAGTGAGCGAAGCACCATTTCCCGGCAGTCTGCGGCCGGTCTTTTGTGGTCGGAATCGAGCGAAGACAAGGCCCGCATGTCTCTTCGTCAAGTCATCCGTTCCATCCGTGTGGCCTGTAAGAGTGTTGGATATGACGACTTTTACGCAGACCCACAGAGCATTGAGTTGCGTGGCAGTGGATTTAGAATTGACGTCCAAGATCTGCTGACATCGATTGAACACTCCGAAGTGCCAAAGCGTGGCGTGCTTCACGAATTGCGGTATTCACACAAAATCTTCGCCGGCTGTGATGAATTCGATCCCAATTTCACCAATTGGCTGCGGGTTCAACGTCAGATCTGGAGTGACAGGGTCATGGAAGCCCTGTTGCAGAAATTCAACGAAACGAAAGAGCTGCCAGCAATTGGCGGGAAATGGGCGCAAGCCTTGTTTGTCTTCGACCCTTCCAATGAACCAGCTGCACGCTATCTCATGATCGAGAAGGCGTCAGAAGGGGATTATGCCGGCGCGATCGCAATCTATGACACGCTTTGGCAAACTCTATCAGAGGATTTTGACACTGAACCGGATTTTGAAACGCAGGATGTGATTGCCGACATCAAGCTGGGAAAGGTCGACCAGTCCAGGCAACACCCCGTTCCTCGTAATGTGTCGGTGTCCCAAGATTTGTCCGAACACCCGATCATCATCGTTGCGCCTGTAGACCAATCTACTCAGGGAGAAGTCGCCAACTCATATTTGCAGGGCATGCGCTCTGAACTGATATCCCGGCTCGTAAAATTCCGCGAATGGTCTGTCGTTGATTGGGGAGCAGATCAAAAGGAGAGTAAACGGCCAACCTATTCAATTCCGCTCTCCGCATGGCGCGAAGGTGGGGAAATCGCGTATTCCTTGAACCTGCGGGATGAGCATTCAGGGACGTTTGTTTGGGGGCAAACGATCCGGTGTGCCGAGGGCCAGTCCCCGCTTCAACGGCATAACTTTCTGCAAGAGATTGCCTATGCCGTGCGGGTGCAGGTATCTGCAGACCGGCTGCAAATGGCCAGCTCCGGAGATGCGTTGATGCCCGGGTTGTATGATGCCTGGATACATGCGCAGCAGCGCTTGCAAAAATGGCGGGATGCTGAAGACAACAAAGCCTTAGAACTGCTTCGGTTTATTGTAGAAAAGGCGCCCAACTTTGGCCCAGCCCACAGCGCGATGGCGCAATTTGCCAATGGCCGTCATATTGTCCGGCCAGGGCTGTTTCGGCGTACGGCAAATGCCGAATTCGCCTACAGTCACGCAAAAAAAGCTTTGGAGTTAGACCCACTGGATGCCCGGGCCCATTTAAGTGTTGGCTGGACCCAAGCGCTTTTGCAGAATTTTGATGAAGCTGAAAGCTCCTTTACCTCGGCCATACAACTAAATCCAAACGATCCGTGGGCGTTGATTTCCGGAACTCACGGATTGGCATTTTGCCGGTCAACAGATGAACAAGGCGTCGATACCGGTATGATCCTGGATCTTGATGTCGACCTTGCTCCGGAACATTGGAGTTATTTAGCGGGAATCCGGTTTCTCGCAAGAGACTTCGATGGATGTCTTGCTGCCTCTGCGCGTGCCGGGCAGGGGTATTACGGGATGAAAACCTGGACGATCTCCGCGCTCTCGGAATTGGGTCGATTCGATGAGGCAAAGACAGAAGCGGAAGAGCTTTACAAGCTGCTCAAACAGGATTGGTACGGGCAAGTGGCGCCGTCACCGGAAAACGCCGGTGACTGGCTTGCTCAAATGTTTCCAATCCGGTCAAGCAGCCTCCGGCAGCGCATTCGAAAATGGCTGTCGGAAGCCGGATTGTAA
- a CDS encoding peroxidase family protein produces MHLLKSTLRLETVFSDFEQSNFLKRRSPFPALSNGTRPAPADLYSGIEANGKLDKRRTEDLFRNIALLMEAAGTSGPVYGNWGENPRIPAGYTYFAQLIAHDITINGEIRPNMEAPKVRTNVQNDALMLNTLYGSGPLVSAHCYDFKSDFKGIDARLKLGPVTHNKSTVNQPKRDICRYQEYDDSGVKRGGRPLIADARNDNNPILSQLTALFSHFHNIVVGYSEEQHPGSDIDTHFNFAKAVVLYVYRNIIRNDFLQKLLDPNIYHYYSRSQDPDRYLFEVDENNPVTSEFTHAAYRFGHAMVRPLYEMSERMNGEAFTLEDVLGQTSDGEPNRAPLNDDWIAAWSFFFDLPDRTPAVVSQKSNLLGPLYMRALNSKLKDGVHFDNDTLAYLDLLRCVSAPVLKVERLRQHILQTVPTKPDFPAASRQTIANSADIAAEIKSFADRPTRPIGSGVLPPRLTTETIDELSGNPPLGLFVLIEANSGPGQGQHLGPIGSIIVAETLFRAVDDDRGLQQLELPNSHTPQIAASILFQQTGAGPIPQTMPDLIRWIDHHLPDEYKTLEDGSRLSFL; encoded by the coding sequence ATGCATTTACTCAAAAGCACTTTAAGACTGGAAACAGTCTTCTCAGACTTTGAACAATCGAATTTTTTAAAAAGACGTTCTCCTTTCCCCGCCTTATCCAATGGCACACGGCCAGCGCCTGCAGATCTTTATTCCGGCATCGAAGCCAATGGAAAACTGGATAAACGCAGGACTGAGGATCTTTTCAGAAACATCGCCCTTCTCATGGAGGCCGCCGGTACAAGCGGCCCAGTTTACGGCAACTGGGGCGAAAACCCGCGCATTCCGGCGGGCTATACCTATTTTGCCCAACTGATTGCCCACGACATAACAATCAATGGCGAAATCCGGCCCAACATGGAGGCGCCGAAGGTTCGGACGAATGTTCAGAACGATGCCTTGATGCTGAACACCCTTTATGGAAGCGGTCCGCTGGTTTCAGCGCATTGTTATGATTTCAAAAGTGATTTCAAAGGCATCGATGCACGGCTGAAACTCGGTCCTGTGACTCACAACAAGAGCACAGTGAACCAGCCAAAGCGCGACATCTGCCGGTATCAGGAGTATGACGACAGCGGTGTCAAACGGGGCGGCCGTCCGCTCATTGCCGATGCGCGCAACGACAACAATCCAATCCTCTCTCAGCTCACCGCCCTATTCTCCCACTTTCACAACATTGTCGTTGGCTATTCGGAGGAACAGCATCCGGGATCGGACATCGACACCCATTTCAACTTTGCCAAAGCGGTCGTTTTATACGTCTACCGCAACATCATTAGAAATGACTTTCTGCAAAAGCTGCTGGATCCAAACATCTATCACTACTACAGCAGATCACAGGACCCCGACCGGTATCTTTTCGAAGTTGATGAAAACAATCCGGTCACAAGTGAATTTACCCATGCAGCTTATCGGTTTGGCCATGCAATGGTCCGGCCACTTTATGAAATGTCAGAGCGGATGAACGGCGAAGCCTTCACGCTTGAGGACGTTCTTGGACAAACGTCGGACGGTGAACCCAACCGGGCCCCGCTCAACGATGATTGGATTGCAGCCTGGTCCTTTTTCTTTGACCTTCCGGACAGGACTCCGGCTGTCGTTTCTCAAAAGAGCAACCTGCTGGGACCGCTCTACATGCGAGCGCTGAACAGCAAGCTCAAAGACGGCGTCCATTTCGACAATGACACTCTTGCCTATCTGGATCTGCTGCGATGCGTGTCCGCACCTGTATTGAAAGTCGAGCGGTTGCGGCAACACATCCTGCAGACGGTTCCAACAAAACCAGATTTTCCAGCAGCAAGCCGGCAGACAATTGCAAATAGCGCTGACATTGCCGCTGAGATCAAATCTTTCGCAGACCGGCCGACACGACCGATCGGCTCAGGTGTCCTTCCTCCCAGATTGACAACCGAAACGATTGATGAACTCAGTGGCAACCCGCCATTGGGGCTGTTCGTGCTCATCGAAGCCAACAGCGGGCCCGGACAGGGACAGCATCTCGGGCCGATCGGGTCGATCATCGTTGCGGAGACCCTCTTCCGCGCAGTTGACGACGACCGCGGTCTACAGCAGCTGGAATTGCCAAACTCCCATACGCCGCAAATCGCCGCGTCCATCCTATTTCAACAAACCGGGGCCGGTCCCATTCCCCAAACCATGCCGGATTTGATCCGCTGGATCGACCATCACCTGCCAGATGAATACAAGACCCTGGAAGACGGCAGCAGACTTTCGTTTTTATAA
- a CDS encoding ABC transporter substrate-binding protein — MLAGACRVLIAVWFAMHFISGAAADQKTLHIASIDWCPQLCIDGDKAGYITDIVEQIFEASPYDLAIKIYPWSRAIQYTRAGRVHALLSPAKAEAPDLVYPAEEIGVQRMCFFVLTDNPWTFEGTSSLEGHLTAVATDTSIEELNEFISKRTDLFFFAPYSDEYLKNSIDMLVLGRVNSFLFTHNSTVHAARQLGMENRIRQAGCVSVAKVYMAFSPTEEMASDVAEMRAYFDSAMAKFKLDGRVSGVMARYGLSDWTQPEGVLER; from the coding sequence ATGCTGGCCGGTGCTTGTAGAGTTTTAATAGCTGTTTGGTTTGCCATGCACTTCATTTCAGGTGCCGCTGCGGATCAAAAAACATTGCACATCGCGTCCATAGATTGGTGCCCCCAACTTTGTATTGACGGCGATAAAGCTGGCTATATTACCGACATCGTTGAGCAGATCTTTGAAGCCAGTCCCTATGATTTGGCGATCAAGATCTATCCTTGGTCCCGCGCCATTCAATACACAAGAGCAGGGAGAGTTCATGCATTGTTGTCTCCCGCAAAAGCTGAAGCGCCTGACCTGGTCTATCCCGCAGAGGAAATCGGGGTTCAAAGGATGTGCTTCTTTGTCCTTACGGACAACCCTTGGACATTCGAGGGGACATCCTCACTCGAGGGGCATTTGACAGCTGTCGCAACCGACACTTCAATTGAGGAGTTGAATGAGTTCATTTCGAAGAGAACGGATCTGTTCTTCTTTGCTCCCTATAGCGATGAATATCTGAAAAACAGCATAGATATGCTGGTGTTAGGTCGCGTGAATAGTTTTTTGTTCACTCATAACTCAACCGTTCACGCTGCCCGGCAGCTCGGCATGGAAAACAGAATTCGCCAAGCCGGTTGTGTCTCAGTCGCGAAAGTTTATATGGCATTTTCACCTACAGAAGAGATGGCTTCTGATGTTGCGGAAATGCGAGCCTATTTTGATAGCGCAATGGCCAAGTTCAAATTGGACGGACGAGTCAGCGGTGTTATGGCGCGATATGGACTTTCAGATTGGACACAGCCGGAAGGCGTCCTGGAACGGTAA
- a CDS encoding GNAT family N-acetyltransferase, which produces MAYQMEDNGQPEDFAPTKTSTINIRPVRPADVAAVSAIYAHYVKHGTATFEEVPPDEQEMAQRIEAIQAQNYLWLVADIAGQIAGYAYLAPHKDRSAYRYTAEVSIYMDPSMTRQGVGTQLLGALLKYAEQSNRFATVMAVVGDSANSGSIALHEKFGFKRRGLSKGLGYKFGQFIDVVYMQLILPDPPLFPPRSEIKCSGSDGTPIAGLETEQRVHGARA; this is translated from the coding sequence GTGGCATACCAAATGGAAGACAATGGACAGCCCGAAGATTTTGCGCCAACCAAAACCAGCACAATCAACATCCGCCCTGTTAGGCCGGCGGACGTCGCTGCGGTGAGCGCAATTTACGCTCATTACGTCAAACATGGCACTGCCACCTTTGAAGAAGTTCCTCCAGATGAACAGGAGATGGCCCAGCGGATAGAAGCTATTCAGGCCCAAAACTACCTCTGGCTCGTAGCTGACATCGCAGGCCAAATTGCGGGATACGCTTATCTCGCCCCCCATAAAGACCGGTCTGCCTACCGCTACACGGCAGAAGTCTCGATCTACATGGACCCAAGCATGACCAGGCAAGGCGTCGGCACACAGCTACTCGGTGCCCTGCTGAAGTATGCGGAACAGTCAAACCGCTTTGCGACCGTTATGGCTGTGGTTGGCGACAGTGCCAATAGCGGATCAATCGCGTTGCACGAAAAATTCGGCTTCAAGCGCAGGGGCTTATCCAAGGGCCTCGGATATAAATTCGGCCAGTTCATTGATGTTGTTTACATGCAGCTGATCCTGCCGGATCCACCTCTTTTTCCGCCTCGCTCTGAGATCAAATGTTCTGGTTCGGATGGAACGCCGATCGCCGGTCTTGAAACGGAACAACGTGTTCATGGAGCTCGGGCATGA
- a CDS encoding YcaO-like family protein: MNELSLELPDGSNLNGVVDYIQDIFCIDLPYAPGMVFVGAQFQPAKGMEAISAGAADIDPQRALERCFGEIAETLSQFTAFKSDEVQIQENLPLVASKELSSDFGALGPDLGRDGWVSGLETLCQADRFVPASLCFRDLKGQLETETAFSSGFAAGQTLSAAIEVATLELIERDAVALWWYGGRPPRKIAAPFLDQAERFQKVMRKGSGDRQTILLDLSTDIDVPVVAAVSANADGGDVAFGYAARRSVSQAIVAALKELAQMELGNILCDLKVQSGKTDRLTPADFKVVKRRQHLSLGSSLFGCPPRERGLKPAGQDADIDAALQNAGLRRFVVEMTSPQIGVPVARVVCPQLQPLPVVFTSQRLTCAQTLYNGWSDTVVVCEPI; this comes from the coding sequence TTGAACGAATTGAGTTTGGAACTGCCCGATGGCTCCAATCTGAATGGGGTTGTCGACTACATACAGGACATTTTCTGTATCGACCTGCCGTATGCGCCGGGAATGGTGTTTGTCGGTGCACAGTTTCAACCGGCGAAGGGAATGGAAGCAATCTCGGCTGGGGCCGCTGATATCGATCCTCAGAGGGCTCTAGAGCGGTGCTTTGGCGAGATCGCAGAAACACTATCGCAGTTCACAGCTTTCAAATCAGACGAAGTGCAGATCCAGGAAAACCTGCCGCTTGTGGCATCAAAGGAATTGTCTTCGGATTTTGGAGCCTTAGGACCTGATTTAGGAAGGGATGGCTGGGTTTCTGGACTAGAAACTTTATGTCAGGCGGATCGTTTTGTTCCAGCCTCTCTGTGTTTCCGGGACCTTAAGGGACAATTAGAAACTGAAACCGCCTTCAGTTCAGGCTTCGCAGCGGGTCAAACGCTGTCTGCTGCCATTGAAGTGGCGACACTGGAGCTGATTGAGCGGGATGCTGTTGCTCTGTGGTGGTATGGAGGACGGCCGCCCCGCAAAATCGCTGCCCCGTTTTTGGACCAGGCGGAGCGTTTCCAGAAAGTCATGCGAAAGGGGAGTGGGGATCGGCAAACCATTCTCCTGGACCTGAGTACTGACATTGATGTGCCCGTAGTCGCAGCCGTATCGGCAAATGCAGATGGTGGTGATGTCGCCTTCGGCTACGCTGCACGCAGGAGCGTTTCGCAAGCGATTGTAGCGGCTCTCAAGGAGTTGGCGCAGATGGAACTGGGTAACATCCTGTGTGATCTCAAAGTACAGTCCGGCAAAACCGATCGACTGACTCCGGCCGACTTTAAGGTGGTAAAGCGGCGTCAGCATTTGTCCCTTGGATCAAGTCTCTTTGGTTGTCCTCCGCGTGAGCGCGGTTTGAAACCGGCCGGTCAGGATGCCGATATTGACGCAGCTTTGCAGAATGCAGGTCTAAGAAGGTTTGTCGTTGAGATGACATCGCCCCAAATAGGTGTGCCGGTTGCCCGAGTTGTCTGCCCTCAATTGCAACCACTTCCCGTGGTATTTACCTCGCAAAGATTGACATGTGCGCAAACGTTGTACAATGGATGGTCCGACACTGTAGTGGTGTGTGAGCCGATTTAA
- a CDS encoding ABC transporter permease, with protein MSETKVTMPAYVPPPPRRLLEPHRIFLIAVFGVIVGCAIYFLRWDWLPKYQSKLIYGIGETLFLLFSTAAAGFLLALPLGLVQVTGPWPLAAIARGFCTLIRGTPLLLQLWLLYYGLGSVFAQYPEIRQSMFWPYLRQAWPYGFTALMLSFAAYEGEVMRGAFAGVPRGELEAARAFGMSRFTMFRRIWLPRAIYRALPTLSGETVLQLKATPLVATITVVDAYAIISRVRQDTYLTYEPLLLLALIYMCLTGILVLLFRLLENRIPSRGT; from the coding sequence ATGAGCGAGACAAAAGTCACCATGCCGGCCTATGTGCCGCCGCCGCCTCGCCGCCTGTTGGAGCCACACAGGATTTTCCTGATTGCCGTCTTTGGGGTGATCGTTGGCTGCGCCATTTATTTCCTGCGCTGGGACTGGCTGCCGAAATACCAGAGCAAGTTGATTTACGGCATCGGCGAAACCCTGTTCCTCCTGTTTTCAACGGCCGCGGCTGGATTTCTGTTGGCCTTGCCACTTGGTCTTGTACAGGTCACCGGCCCTTGGCCGCTGGCGGCCATAGCGAGGGGCTTTTGCACGCTGATCCGCGGCACTCCGCTTCTGCTGCAATTGTGGCTCCTCTATTACGGCCTCGGATCGGTGTTTGCGCAATACCCGGAAATCCGTCAGTCGATGTTCTGGCCATATTTGCGCCAAGCCTGGCCTTATGGTTTCACTGCGTTGATGCTGTCGTTTGCCGCCTATGAAGGTGAAGTGATGCGCGGCGCCTTTGCCGGTGTCCCGCGTGGCGAGCTGGAGGCCGCCCGTGCTTTTGGCATGAGCCGCTTTACAATGTTCCGGCGGATCTGGTTGCCACGGGCCATTTACCGAGCGCTGCCAACCCTCAGCGGCGAAACCGTGCTGCAACTGAAAGCCACACCGCTCGTCGCGACCATCACGGTCGTTGACGCTTACGCCATCATTTCCCGGGTCCGCCAGGACACCTATCTCACCTATGAACCACTGCTTCTCCTGGCGCTTATCTATATGTGCCTAACGGGAATTCTGGTATTGCTGTTCCGCTTGTTGGAAAACCGCATCCCCAGCCGCGGAACCTAA
- the gcvA gene encoding transcriptional regulator GcvA: MRAFEAAARLGSFTAAAESLNVTQGAVSRQIKELEGVIGRPLFRRSGPRLFLTEQGRAFADQLAEIFADLQQAFWNVQGYEETATVTISTLPSVATRWLAARLSEFDRDFPDVDLKVLASRDLADFRTGSIDGAIRFGQGNWPEVEAEYIGGETVCPVCTPGFVAEHNLNYPEDLLQVRLFHSDMEEGWQGWFHHASVVPPPSLRGPQLGDDAATMQAVLNGQGVALGRTLLVADDLADGKLVQPFPVSLPISFGYWFVTEKPSRDDPHLMAVRSWLIERIRNTLEGEIG, encoded by the coding sequence ATGCGGGCCTTTGAGGCAGCAGCTCGGCTTGGCAGTTTCACGGCCGCCGCAGAGAGTTTGAATGTCACTCAAGGGGCCGTCAGCAGACAGATCAAGGAACTGGAAGGCGTCATCGGGAGGCCGTTGTTTCGGCGTTCAGGACCCCGTTTGTTTCTAACAGAACAGGGCCGGGCATTTGCAGATCAGCTGGCTGAGATATTCGCGGATCTTCAGCAGGCTTTTTGGAACGTGCAAGGGTATGAGGAGACGGCTACGGTCACCATTTCGACACTGCCGAGTGTCGCAACCCGGTGGCTTGCCGCACGGCTAAGTGAGTTTGACCGTGACTTTCCTGACGTTGACCTGAAAGTCCTTGCGTCCCGGGATTTGGCCGACTTCAGGACAGGTTCGATAGACGGGGCGATCCGCTTTGGGCAAGGCAATTGGCCGGAGGTTGAGGCTGAATATATTGGTGGTGAAACCGTGTGCCCGGTATGCACACCCGGCTTTGTTGCCGAACATAATCTCAATTATCCGGAAGACCTTCTGCAGGTCCGGCTGTTTCACAGCGATATGGAGGAAGGCTGGCAAGGATGGTTTCACCATGCCAGCGTTGTTCCGCCGCCGTCCTTACGCGGACCTCAGTTGGGCGATGATGCGGCCACGATGCAGGCTGTCTTGAATGGGCAGGGGGTGGCACTGGGACGAACCTTGCTGGTTGCCGATGATCTTGCCGACGGGAAGCTTGTTCAACCCTTTCCCGTCTCTTTGCCGATTTCATTTGGCTATTGGTTCGTAACCGAAAAACCTTCGCGGGATGATCCGCATCTCATGGCAGTGCGGTCCTGGTTGATCGAACGGATCAGAAACACGTTGGAAGGGGAGATCGGCTGA